One genomic window of Pirellulales bacterium includes the following:
- a CDS encoding PhnD/SsuA/transferrin family substrate-binding protein, producing MQNASPSNSPLPALLRTGLYLLLAAVLGMTAISAFHAVQDRAALRATEERLVAKHGLGQTVHKKLAAGYQDKDGGLLADAPADPEKWLNPDTLVLAHYIDADLDVDQQIVAWKDLQTHLEQATGKTIVLEEYRNTADDVAAVKAGNVQLVALHAADTPYVVNNAGFVPVAVFGSESGAHGNRLDIVVGENSPIKSLADLRGRTLTCTAPDSITGYRAAIAILAQDTGMRPDVDYSLNFSHGQKRSLLGLVEGKFEVAAVSDDKVQSMLKKGTLEPSQYHMIYQSEIIPRLTIGHVYNLAPDLADKVTAAILSFTNENGASEDDSPEPMRFFAVDYPHDFEFVRRIDDSFDPRFSKNVKPVVTLPVDPDAESSPGAPAELPAEGVDAKGETSE from the coding sequence ATGCAGAACGCTTCGCCTTCGAATAGTCCCTTGCCAGCGCTATTGCGCACGGGGCTGTACCTGCTTCTGGCCGCGGTGCTGGGCATGACGGCGATCTCCGCGTTCCACGCCGTGCAGGATCGGGCCGCGCTACGAGCGACCGAAGAGCGGCTGGTCGCGAAGCATGGCCTCGGCCAGACCGTGCACAAAAAACTGGCCGCCGGCTATCAGGATAAGGATGGCGGGCTGCTGGCCGACGCGCCGGCTGATCCCGAAAAGTGGCTCAATCCCGACACGCTGGTACTCGCCCATTACATCGACGCCGATCTGGACGTCGACCAGCAGATCGTGGCCTGGAAGGATTTGCAAACGCATCTCGAGCAAGCGACGGGCAAAACGATCGTGCTCGAAGAATATCGCAACACGGCCGATGACGTTGCGGCCGTGAAGGCAGGCAACGTTCAGCTCGTCGCCCTGCACGCAGCCGATACGCCATATGTGGTCAATAACGCTGGTTTCGTGCCCGTGGCCGTTTTCGGGTCGGAGTCAGGCGCGCACGGCAACCGGCTCGATATCGTCGTGGGCGAGAACAGCCCGATCAAGTCGCTCGCCGACCTGCGCGGCCGCACGCTCACCTGCACCGCGCCCGACTCGATCACCGGCTATCGCGCCGCGATTGCCATTTTGGCGCAAGACACCGGCATGCGGCCCGACGTCGATTACTCGCTGAACTTTTCGCACGGTCAAAAGCGATCGCTCTTGGGCCTGGTCGAAGGGAAGTTCGAAGTGGCCGCGGTGTCGGACGACAAGGTGCAGAGCATGCTCAAGAAGGGAACGCTCGAGCCTTCGCAATACCACATGATCTATCAGTCGGAGATCATTCCCCGGCTGACGATCGGCCACGTCTACAACCTGGCTCCCGACCTGGCCGACAAGGTGACGGCGGCGATCCTGAGCTTTACGAACGAAAACGGCGCGAGCGAAGACGATTCGCCCGAGCCGATGCGCTTCTTCGCGGTGGACTATCCGCACGATTTCGAGTTCGTGCGCCGGATCGACGATTCGTTCGACCCGCGCTTCAGCAAGAACGTGAAGCCGGTTGTCACGCTGCCGGTCGACCCTGACGCCGAATCCTCGCCTGGCGCGCCCGCCGAACTGCCTGCCGAAGGTGTCGACGCCAAGGGCGAAACCAGCGAGTAA